Proteins co-encoded in one Rattus rattus isolate New Zealand chromosome 5, Rrattus_CSIRO_v1, whole genome shotgun sequence genomic window:
- the Znf770 gene encoding zinc finger protein 770: MAENSFKMLKIQQCVASKLPRNRPYICNICFKHFETPSKLARHYLIHTGQKPFECDACHKNFRQLVHLERHQLTHNLPFSCNICQRHFKNLKTFVRHQQLHNESCHSDIKVRRLLETKQEKPVYGAFTADERRALHPCSKSDPTYSTTERRKNIHACTICGKMFPSQSKLDRHALIHTGQRPFKCVLCSKSFRQSTHLKIHQLTHSEERPFQCCFCQKGFKIQSKLLKHKQIHTRNKTFQNLPLKVKSPESCPLPNKLNAKQDAFESGDMGESEENNPLDVHSIYIVPFQCSECEECFESEQILNGHKCLPARGGRIPGRLKRSCNYKTIVKKLLAKLKRAGGKKSDNLQSEKRTFKSNCLKNCECTSGKANMEQTQRTFVGSLSRHGSYKTVSKKKKTLTLPFSWQKQFQSQNIGKSLQGILKTGSILTMDGSVSNKDLSIYGSSGEEYFNNCDMLQCGFSDSSENIHTGQKMCPCDKCDKVFPSISKLQRHYLIHTGQRPFGCNVCGKSFRQSAHLKRHKLTHIEKIPYSSFWQVDFGNVNKLFIHPNDDVSYSASQQCEGLGSQRYESSESNQVSETEVKEESEEFILGDHCRNRQSYLANTLLESEQSRHCYTYLGRPERSDGLLYQCSVCCKHFRSPSKLERHYLIHAGQKPFECSVCGKTFRQAPHWKRHQLTHFKERPQEKVVLNSTVT; the protein is encoded by the coding sequence ATGGCTGAAAACAGCTTTAAAATGCTGAAGATCCAGCAGTGTGTAGCCAGCAAACTACCTAGGAACAGGCCTTATATTTGCAATATCTGCTTCAAGCACTTTGAAACACCGTCCAAGTTAGCTAGGCATTATCTGATTCATACCGGTCAAAAGCCATTCGAATGTGATGCATGTCATAAAAACTTTAGACAGCTTGTTCATCTGGAGAGGCACCAGTTAACTCACAATCTGCCTTTTAGCTGTAATATTTGCCAGcgccattttaaaaatctgaagacATTTGTGAGGCATCAACAGCTTCACAATGAGTCCTGTCACAGTGATATTAAAGTCAGAAGACTGCTTGAGACCAAGCAAGAGAAGCCTGTGTATGGTGCTTTTACTGCAGACGAGAGACGGGCACTACACCCATGCTCTAAGTCTGATCCCACGTACAGCACCacggagagaagaaagaatattcatGCATGTACAATCTGTGGTAAAATGTTTCCATCGCAGTCAAAACTTGATAGGCATGCCCTTATTCATACTGGGCAGAGGCCTTTTAAATGTGTCCTCTGCAGTAAATCTTTCCGACAGTCAACCCACTTAAAAATCCACCAACTCACACATTCAGAAGAAAGACCTTTTCAATGTTGTTTTTGTCAAAAAGGATTTAAGATTCAAAGCAAACTTCTGAAGCATAAACAAATCCACACTAGGAATAAGACTTTTCAGAATCTTCCTTTAAAAGTAAAGAGTCCTGAATCATGTCCCCTACCTAATAAATTAAATGCAAAGCAGGACGCTTTTGAAAGTGGTGATATGGGTGAATCTGAGGAGAATAATCCTCTTGATGTCCACTCTATTTATATTGTTCCTTTCCAGTGTTCAGAGTGTGAAGAATGTTTTGAGTCAGAGCAGATTCTCAATGGACACAAGTGTCTTCCTGCCAGAGGTGGCAGAATTCCAGGCAGACTCAAAAGAAGCTGTAACTATAAGACCATTGTTAAAAAGCTCTTGGCTAAACTTAAACGTGCTGGGGGTAAAAAATCAGATAACCtccaatcagagaaaagaacatttaaaagcaACTGCTTGAAAAATTGCGAATGTACTTCTGGTAAGGCGAACATGGAACAAACTCAGAGAACATTTGTGGGTTCTCTTAGCAGACATGGGTCTTACAAGACAGttagcaaaaagaagaaaacactgactTTACCATTTTCTTGGCAAAAGCAATTCCAGAGCCAAAATATAGGTAAGAGTTTGCAAGGCATCCTTAAGACGGGAAGCATATTAACTAtggatggttcagtcagtaataAAGACCTGTCAATCTATGGTTCATCAGGTGAGGAATACTTTAATAACTGTGACATGCTTCAGTGTGGTTTTTCAGATTCAAGTGAAAATATACATACTGGACAAAAAATGTGTCCCTGTGATAAATGTGACAAAgtgtttccttctatttctaaGCTACAAAGGCACTATTTAATTCATACTGGACAGAGACCTTTCGGCTGTAATGTTTGTGGAAAATCTTTCAGACAGTCAGCTCacttaaaaagacataaactaactcATATTGAAAAGATTCCTTATAGTTCTTTTTGGCAAGTAGACTTTGGAAATGTGAACAAACTTTTCATTCATCCTAATGATGATGTTAGTTATAGTGCTTCCCAACAGTGTGAGGGGCTTGGTTCCCAAAGGTATGAGAGTTCAGAGTCCAATCAGGTGTCAGAAACTGAAGTCAAGGAAGAATCGGAGGAGTTTATTCTTGGTGACCACTGTAGGAACAGGCAGTCTTACCTTGCCAACACACTTCTGGAATCAGAGCAGAGCCGTCATTGCTACACTTACTTAGGCCGTCCTGAAAGAAGTGACGGGCTCCTTTACCAGTGCAGTGTTTGTTGTAAACATTTCCGATCTCCATCCAAACTAGAAAGACACTATTTAATTCATGCGGGGCAGAAACCATTTGAGTGCTCAGTCTGTGGCAAAACGTTCAGACAAGCTCCTCACTGGAAGAGACATCAGCTCACTCACTTTAAGGAACGACCTCAGGAGAAAGTGGTTCTAAATTCAACTGTAACATAA